Proteins from a genomic interval of Medicago truncatula cultivar Jemalong A17 chromosome 3, MtrunA17r5.0-ANR, whole genome shotgun sequence:
- the LOC25488887 gene encoding feruloyl CoA ortho-hydroxylase F6H1-3 isoform X1 translates to MSTPNNLIDFLVNQANGVKGLADLNLPTVPHQYIQPIQARLDSCKIIPHDSEEQSIPIIDFTNWDDPDVQDSIFSAATKLGFFQIVNHGIPINVLDDLKASVHKFFELPVEEKKSVKENSPPEVVRLATSFSPHAESVLEWKDYLQLVYTSEEKIHAYWPAVCKNQALEYMKYADAFIRKLLQVLLKKLNVNELDKEREHALMGAMILGFNYYPACPEPELVSGVGPHSDISSISVLLQDDNSGLYIRGKDGDSWINVPPVNGALVINIGDVLQIMSNGRYKSIEHRVVANGNKTRISMPIFVNPAPDAVIGTLPEVLENGEEPHYKQVVFSEYFNYFFSKAHDGKKTIEFAKI, encoded by the exons ATGTCAACCCCCAATaatctaattgattttttggttaACCAAGCCAATGGTGTAAAAGGTCTTGCTGATCTAAATCTCCCTACTGTCCCTCACCAATATATCCAACCTATCCAAGCTAGATTGGACTCATGCAAAATTATCCCCCATGACTCAGAAGAACAATCAATACCCATCATTGATTTCACAAACTGGGATGACCCAGATGTTCAAGATTCAATTTTTAGTGCTGCAACTAAGTTGGGTTTCTTCCAAATTGTGAATCATGGTATACCCATTAACGTCCTTGATGATTTGAAAGCTTCTGTCCACAAGTTCTTTGAATTACCAGTTGAAGAGAAGAAATCTGTGAAAGAGAATTCACCACCTGAAGTTGTGAGGTTGGCCACTAGTTTTAGCCCTCATGCTGAGTCAGTGTTGGAGTGGAAGGATTACTTGCAGCTTGTGTATACTTCAGAAGAGAAAATTCATGCATATTGGCCTGCTGTATGCAA GAATCAAGCACTAGAATATATGAAATATGCTGACGCTTTTATTAGAAAATTGCTACAAGTGCTTCTTAAGAAACTGAATGTGAACGAGTTAGACAAAGAAAGAGAACACGCTTTAATGGGTGCAATGATATTAGGCTTCAATTACTACCCTGCTTGTCCTGAACCTGAACTTGTATCAGGAGTAGGTCCTCATTCTGATATATCATCAATCTCTGTCCTTCTACAAGATGATAACAGTGGACTTTATATAAGAGGCAAAGATGGTGATAGTTGGATAAATGTTCCTCCTGTTAATGGAGCGTTGGTGATCAACATTGGGGATGTGCTACAGATAATGAGCAATGGAAGGTACAAAAGTATAGAGCATAGAGTGGTTGCTAATGGAAACAAAACTAGGATCTCCATGCCAATCTTTGTCAACCCAGCACCTGATGCTGTCATTGGTACTTTGCCAGAAGTGTTGGAGAATGGAGAGGAACCACATTATAAACAAGTAGTGTTCTCGGAGTATTTCAACTATTTCTTCAGCAAAGCTCATGATGGGAAGAAAACTATTGAATTTGCAAAAATATGA